In Rattus norvegicus strain BN/NHsdMcwi chromosome 3, GRCr8, whole genome shotgun sequence, a genomic segment contains:
- the Or4a66 gene encoding olfactory receptor Olr654, translating into MENHKNVTEFIFMGLWENRQIELLFFVLFLLCYLAVLMGNSVILVTITCSHLIEQPMYYFLCHLSLMDLCYTSTVIPRLIRDLAATRKNISYNECMTQLFTGHLLAGVEIFILVSMALDRYVAIVKPLHYMVIMRRKRCDMLIVTAWIVGFWHSIALLLMVLSLPFCGPNHINHYLCDVKPLLNLVCEDVHVVSILSIANSGMVVVAIFIVLLASYILILYSLRTRSSAGQRKALSTCSSHIMVVVLFFGPCIYIYIFPAGNENKDKEISLFYTVIAPILNPLIYTLRNSEMKNAMHKVWSQMSNSHLK; encoded by the coding sequence ATGGAAAATCATAAAAATGTCACAGAGTTCATTTTTATGGGTCTTTGGGAGAATAGGCAAATAGAGCtgctgttctttgttttgttcctgctTTGCTACCTGGCTGTCTTAATGGGGAACTCTGTTATCCTAGTCACCATCACCTGCAGCCATTTAATCGAACAACCTATGTACTACTTTCTCTGCCACCTTTCCCTCATGGACCTCTGCTACACCTCCACTGTGATTCCCAGGCTCATCAGGGACTTGGCCGCAACTAGAAAAAACATTTCCTATAATGAGTGCATGACCCAGCTCTTCACTGGCCACTTGCTGGCAGGTGTGGAAATCTTCATCCTGGTATCCATGGCCTTGGACCGCTATGTTGCCATTGTCAAGCCCCTGCACTACATGGTTATCATGCGCAGGAAGAGATGTGATATGTTGATTGTCACGGCCTGGATAGTGGGGTTCTGGCACTCCATTGCTTTACTACTCATGGTGCTCAGCCTTCCATTCTGTGGTCCCAACCACATCAACCACTACTTGTGTGATGTCAAACCTCTTTTGAATCTTGTCTGTGAAGATGTTCATGTTGTGAGTATTTTATCAATTGCCAACTCTGGGATGGTGGTTGTTGCCATTTTTATTGTACTACTTGCTTCTTACATACTCATATTGTATTCTCTGAGAACAAGATCATCTGCAGGGCAACGCAAAGCACTTTCAACCTGTAGTTCACACATAATGGtggtagttttattttttgggccctgtatttatatttatatttttcctgcAGGAAATGAGAACAAGGATAAGGAAATTTCTCTATTTTATACTGTGATTGCCCCCATATTGAATCCCCTCATCTACACTCTGAGAAACAGTGAGATGAAAAATGCCATGCATAAGGTGTGGTCTCAGATGTCAAACTCACATTTGAAATAA